A region from the uncultured Sunxiuqinia sp. genome encodes:
- a CDS encoding ARMT1-like domain-containing protein — MGADYRCFFCFNRAFEKLMIQEQLEPAEAKYFTNEIMQLYLDKQEEFSTPQLARELHARLKKCTNNADPYEIRKKQSNDLILAGYQKFKNQIQSSQNPFDTALRLAIAGNIIDFAIDDSYKLDATIDKVLHSDFAIDHSSQLKSDLDNAQSVLYLGDNNGEIVFDKLLIETINHSNLIYAVRDKPIINDVTLADANYVGLDQLVPVISNGYDAPSTILEYCSKDFLNVFNQADVIISKGQGNLEGLMETQNRNIFYLLMVKCDVIAEKLHVKKGDFVVTKTTALNQGTETPDSNEKYSKE; from the coding sequence ATGGGAGCTGATTATCGTTGCTTTTTTTGTTTCAACCGTGCATTTGAAAAACTAATGATCCAGGAACAACTAGAACCTGCAGAGGCAAAATATTTTACCAACGAAATAATGCAATTATACCTGGATAAACAGGAGGAGTTTTCAACACCTCAATTAGCCCGTGAACTACATGCACGACTAAAGAAATGTACAAACAATGCTGATCCATACGAAATAAGAAAGAAGCAAAGTAATGATTTGATACTTGCGGGTTATCAAAAGTTTAAAAACCAAATTCAATCTAGTCAGAACCCTTTTGACACGGCACTTCGGCTAGCGATTGCAGGAAATATAATTGACTTCGCTATTGATGATTCTTACAAGCTCGATGCGACCATTGATAAAGTATTGCATTCAGACTTTGCCATCGATCATTCGAGCCAGCTAAAGTCAGACTTGGACAATGCACAATCGGTGTTGTATCTGGGAGATAATAATGGTGAAATTGTATTTGACAAACTTTTGATTGAAACGATCAACCATTCAAACCTAATCTACGCCGTGAGGGATAAGCCAATTATCAACGACGTTACCCTGGCTGATGCAAATTATGTCGGACTGGATCAATTGGTTCCTGTTATTTCGAATGGTTATGATGCACCTTCAACGATTTTGGAGTATTGTTCCAAAGACTTCTTAAACGTTTTCAACCAAGCCGATGTCATCATTTCGAAAGGGCAAGGGAACCTAGAAGGATTAATGGAAACGCAAAATCGAAACATCTTTTATCTATTAATGGTGAAATGTGATGTTATTGCAGAAAAGCTTCATGTCAAGAAAGGTGATTTTGTTGTAACAAAAACGACTGCATTAAACCAGGGAACAGAAACACCTGATAGTAACGAAAAATACTCAAAGGAATGA
- a CDS encoding folylpolyglutamate synthase/dihydrofolate synthase family protein — MTRYKHTLDFLYNRLPMYQRTGPAAYKNTLDNTLKLDELFDFPHHQFKSIHVAGTNGKGSCSHILASVLQEAGYKVGLYTSPHLVDFRERIRVNGEMISENAVVEFVDQFRKTNKSANLEPSFFEITVAMAFDYFRKSKIDIAVIEVGLGGRLDSTNIIQPEVSLITNISLDHTALLGNSIEQIAREKAGVIKSGTPVVVSESSNSYNETFKQTAAQKKASIYFADHEFDAKYSMFLAEGLQLFNFKKNDKLIFPELKTDLLGHYQRKNIGGVLKTIELLNEAGWKISRESIYDGLFKVSKNTGLRGRWEVVGHNPLMICDTAHNEAGLTSVVSQLKNTPWKNLWIVLGLVNDKNLDQIFGILPQEATYFFTQATISRALPAGELAAQARMYGLKGEVISSVHEAVAKAKSKAQTNDLIFIGGSTFVVADYFS; from the coding sequence ATGACAAGATATAAACACACGCTTGATTTTTTATATAACCGTCTCCCCATGTATCAGCGAACCGGACCGGCTGCTTATAAAAATACATTGGACAACACACTTAAACTTGATGAATTATTTGATTTTCCTCATCATCAATTCAAAAGCATTCATGTAGCCGGAACAAATGGCAAAGGCTCCTGCTCCCATATTTTAGCATCGGTGCTACAAGAGGCGGGTTATAAAGTTGGTTTGTATACATCGCCACACCTGGTTGATTTTAGAGAACGAATTCGGGTGAATGGGGAAATGATTTCGGAAAATGCAGTTGTGGAATTTGTTGACCAATTTCGTAAGACAAATAAGTCGGCAAATCTTGAGCCATCGTTCTTTGAAATTACTGTAGCCATGGCTTTTGATTACTTTAGAAAAAGCAAGATCGATATTGCCGTTATCGAAGTTGGGCTGGGTGGCAGACTCGACTCAACGAACATCATTCAGCCAGAAGTGTCACTAATTACCAACATCAGTTTAGATCACACCGCGCTGCTTGGTAATTCGATCGAACAAATTGCCAGAGAAAAAGCAGGAGTGATCAAATCAGGAACTCCAGTTGTTGTTTCCGAAAGCAGTAACTCTTACAACGAAACATTTAAGCAAACTGCAGCACAAAAAAAAGCGTCTATTTATTTTGCTGATCATGAATTCGATGCCAAGTACTCCATGTTTCTTGCCGAAGGGCTTCAACTCTTTAATTTCAAAAAAAATGACAAACTGATCTTTCCTGAATTAAAGACTGATTTACTCGGCCATTATCAGCGTAAAAATATTGGAGGAGTTTTAAAAACCATTGAACTGCTTAATGAGGCCGGATGGAAGATCAGTCGGGAATCAATATATGATGGCCTATTTAAGGTTTCAAAAAACACGGGACTGCGGGGTCGGTGGGAAGTTGTTGGCCATAACCCTCTGATGATTTGCGATACAGCACACAACGAGGCGGGGTTGACGAGTGTTGTTTCTCAACTAAAAAATACGCCATGGAAAAATTTATGGATCGTTTTAGGCCTTGTAAATGATAAGAATCTGGATCAGATTTTTGGAATTCTACCTCAAGAAGCAACTTATTTTTTCACCCAGGCAACTATTTCTCGTGCCCTACCTGCGGGCGAACTAGCCGCCCAAGCGAGAATGTATGGACTAAAAGGAGAGGTAATTTCATCTGTACATGAAGCAGTTGCAAAGGCTAAAAGCAAGGCACAGACAAACGACCTAATATTCATTGGCGGGAGCACCTTTGTTGTCGCCGATTATTTCTCTTGA
- a CDS encoding NifB/NifX family molybdenum-iron cluster-binding protein — protein MKTFAIPVENGQLCTHFGHCQQFAIIQVDDNKALQPDYLTPPPHEPGLLPKWLGQHGVTNVIAGGIGQQAINLFNKQNIQVTIGAQIKTPDELVEEWLADSLISGENACDH, from the coding sequence ATGAAAACATTTGCAATTCCAGTAGAGAACGGACAACTGTGCACACACTTTGGGCATTGTCAACAATTTGCGATCATCCAGGTTGATGACAACAAGGCACTCCAACCAGATTATCTAACTCCCCCACCTCACGAACCAGGCCTTTTGCCCAAATGGTTGGGACAACATGGAGTCACCAATGTTATCGCAGGAGGTATCGGACAACAAGCCATCAACTTGTTCAATAAACAAAATATCCAAGTAACAATAGGCGCCCAAATCAAAACCCCTGATGAACTCGTGGAAGAATGGCTGGCTGATTCTTTGATTTCAGGAGAGAACGCCTGCGACCACTAA
- a CDS encoding ATP-binding protein: MKIAVASGKGGTGKTLVSTNLFNVVQKSGIAVELIDCDAEEPNDQPFIGGRLDDEEMVTQNIPSIDKAKCTFCGKCQEYCNYNAIIILPKLQHIQVIEDLCHDCGACSYACRVGAITEKTKTIGTITRYELDNGCALIESQIEIGVYSSVPLINQAIKSSQENQLAILDAPPGTSCPFIATVSAADFVILVTEPTPFGMNDLKLSVDTLIHLDKPFGVIINRAGLGDNRVYDYLKENNIPLLSEIPFDRKIAKTYSEGQLISDTMPEYDDHFHQLFTTIKNQLQND; this comes from the coding sequence ATGAAGATAGCTGTTGCAAGTGGGAAAGGCGGAACCGGGAAAACACTGGTATCTACAAACCTGTTCAACGTAGTTCAAAAATCAGGAATTGCCGTTGAATTGATTGATTGCGATGCAGAAGAACCCAATGACCAACCATTTATTGGAGGTCGGTTAGACGACGAAGAAATGGTCACTCAAAACATTCCATCAATCGATAAGGCCAAATGTACCTTTTGTGGAAAATGCCAGGAATATTGCAATTACAATGCAATCATTATCCTACCAAAATTACAGCATATTCAGGTGATCGAAGATCTTTGCCACGACTGTGGGGCATGTAGCTATGCCTGTCGGGTTGGCGCAATTACAGAAAAAACAAAAACCATTGGAACTATCACAAGGTATGAATTGGACAATGGTTGTGCATTAATTGAAAGCCAAATAGAGATTGGGGTGTACTCTTCCGTTCCATTAATCAACCAGGCCATTAAAAGTTCTCAAGAAAACCAACTGGCAATTTTAGATGCACCTCCTGGAACTTCGTGTCCTTTTATTGCGACTGTTTCCGCTGCCGATTTTGTCATTTTAGTAACCGAACCAACCCCATTTGGGATGAATGATCTCAAATTATCGGTTGATACCCTGATCCATTTGGATAAACCTTTCGGGGTCATCATTAACCGCGCCGGACTTGGTGATAACCGGGTGTATGACTATTTAAAAGAAAACAACATTCCTCTGTTATCGGAAATTCCTTTTGACCGGAAGATTGCAAAAACCTACTCCGAAGGTCAACTAATTTCGGATACAATGCCTGAATACGATGATCACTTCCATCAGTTGTTCACAACCATAAAAAATCAACTTCAAAATGACTGA
- a CDS encoding NifB/NifX family molybdenum-iron cluster-binding protein, translated as MKIAITATGDTLTSKLDNRFGRCSYFAIYDPETNNTKFILNPNKEAAEGAGPAAVQMIASQGVKQIISGEFGSKVRSILDDLNIQMVMFTDPEKSIQEIVSLMVVK; from the coding sequence ATGAAAATAGCAATAACAGCAACAGGAGATACATTGACATCGAAATTAGATAACCGCTTTGGACGGTGTTCCTATTTTGCCATTTATGATCCCGAAACAAACAATACAAAATTCATTCTGAACCCGAACAAAGAAGCAGCAGAAGGCGCGGGTCCAGCTGCGGTTCAAATGATAGCATCGCAAGGTGTCAAACAAATAATATCTGGAGAATTTGGAAGTAAAGTAAGATCCATTTTGGATGATCTAAATATTCAAATGGTCATGTTCACTGATCCTGAAAAAAGCATTCAGGAAATCGTATCACTAATGGTCGTAAAATAA
- a CDS encoding ATP-binding protein: MTEIAILSGKGGTGKSSLSAALASLTSKIVVADCDVDAANLHLVLQPNDYREEVYISGQKAVIDYQKCTDCGQCLEYCRFDAIHYQNNRYQISGTACDGCKLCAHVCPSEAISMVNHDESRWYVGDIPNGKMVHARLAPGEDNSGKLVNIVRDEAREVAFDIKSDIILIDGPPGIGCPVISSLSGIDKVVLVTEPTQSGIHDLKRIVELVRHYKLQTYVVINKFDLNQSLSEELKTWCHTLQIPVIGELPFDELVVDAMVHCESITNWAPDSCITNEIKKIWNKLIRYEPTESF, translated from the coding sequence ATGACTGAAATAGCCATACTCAGCGGGAAAGGGGGAACAGGCAAATCAAGCCTGAGTGCAGCCCTGGCAAGCTTGACCTCTAAAATAGTAGTTGCCGACTGCGATGTGGATGCTGCGAATCTGCATCTTGTCCTTCAGCCAAATGACTACCGCGAAGAAGTTTATATTTCGGGACAGAAGGCGGTTATCGATTACCAAAAATGCACCGATTGCGGCCAGTGCCTGGAATACTGTCGGTTTGATGCCATTCATTATCAAAACAACCGCTACCAAATTTCGGGAACAGCCTGCGATGGTTGTAAGCTTTGTGCACATGTCTGCCCAAGTGAGGCTATAAGCATGGTCAATCACGATGAAAGCCGATGGTATGTTGGTGACATTCCCAACGGGAAAATGGTTCATGCAAGGCTGGCACCGGGAGAAGACAACTCCGGCAAGCTTGTCAATATTGTGAGGGATGAGGCACGTGAAGTTGCCTTCGATATCAAAAGCGACATAATCCTCATTGATGGACCGCCGGGAATCGGTTGCCCTGTCATCTCCTCGCTCTCTGGTATCGACAAAGTGGTCTTGGTAACAGAACCTACCCAGTCAGGCATTCATGACCTAAAACGAATCGTCGAATTGGTGCGCCATTATAAACTGCAAACTTATGTCGTTATCAATAAATTCGATTTGAACCAATCGTTAAGCGAGGAACTAAAAACCTGGTGCCACACCCTGCAAATACCTGTAATTGGGGAGTTGCCTTTTGACGAGCTTGTGGTTGATGCCATGGTCCACTGCGAAAGCATCACCAATTGGGCGCCCGATTCATGCATCACCAACGAAATAAAAAAAATATGGAACAAATTAATACGTTATGAGCCAACAGAATCCTTTTGA
- a CDS encoding DUF5320 domain-containing protein translates to MPGFNRRGPQGEGPMTGRKQGRCARRSENPSSRDTGTEEPKPKPKPNQENDETLGWFGRRRGIGLRNGQGHGFRNRS, encoded by the coding sequence ATGCCCGGATTTAACAGAAGAGGTCCTCAAGGTGAAGGACCAATGACTGGTCGAAAACAAGGAAGGTGCGCTCGTAGAAGTGAAAATCCTTCCAGTCGCGACACAGGTACAGAAGAACCAAAACCAAAACCAAAACCAAACCAAGAAAACGATGAAACACTCGGTTGGTTTGGCCGAAGAAGAGGAATAGGGCTCAGAAATGGTCAGGGACACGGTTTCCGAAACCGAAGCTAA
- a CDS encoding PhoH family protein, with protein MATKQPADSKLFVLDTNVILHDHTCIYQFKDNDIIIPLTVLEELDKFKRGNDPINFQAREFVRILDGIVGEKLFNGGIKLGDSLGKLIIATGKPFTDAMTQSFKEDIPDHRILAVAEYVKNENPKRQTVLVSKDINLRMKAKSLGILSEDYQNDKIKDPQVFEKSIKEVDNFKDELISRLYDEGSFAIAESEIKEAPKPNEYFILKGNKSSVLGRFDKTSQRVVRVEKRVAYGIKPRNAEQTFSLNSLLNSDIKLVSLTGKAGTGKTLLALAAALEQNKQYEQILLARPIVALSNRDLGYLPGDATEKISPYMQPLFDNLSVIKHAFNPRSQEYQKIEELLKEERLLITPLAYIRGRSLSNAFFIVDEAQNLTPHEIKTIITRAGEGTKMVFTGDMQQIDSPYLDMKSNGLAYMTDKMRSQELFSHVNLVKGERSYLAELASDLL; from the coding sequence ATGGCAACAAAACAGCCGGCTGACTCAAAATTATTTGTACTTGATACAAATGTAATTCTTCACGATCACACCTGTATTTACCAGTTCAAAGATAATGATATCATTATTCCTTTGACGGTGTTGGAAGAACTTGATAAGTTTAAACGAGGTAATGATCCAATCAACTTTCAGGCTCGTGAATTTGTTCGGATTCTGGATGGAATTGTTGGTGAGAAATTATTCAACGGAGGCATTAAACTGGGTGACTCTCTTGGGAAGTTGATTATTGCGACTGGTAAGCCATTTACCGATGCAATGACTCAATCATTCAAGGAAGATATTCCGGATCATCGGATTTTAGCAGTTGCTGAATACGTGAAGAATGAAAATCCTAAGCGCCAAACCGTTTTGGTGTCAAAAGATATCAATCTTCGGATGAAAGCGAAATCGTTGGGAATTCTTTCAGAAGACTACCAAAACGACAAAATTAAGGACCCACAGGTTTTTGAAAAGAGCATTAAGGAAGTGGATAATTTCAAGGATGAACTGATTAGTCGTTTGTATGATGAAGGCTCTTTTGCTATTGCTGAGTCGGAAATTAAGGAAGCACCAAAGCCCAACGAATACTTTATTCTGAAAGGGAACAAATCAAGTGTTTTAGGTCGGTTTGATAAAACTTCACAACGAGTTGTTCGAGTTGAGAAGCGAGTTGCTTACGGCATAAAGCCGCGAAATGCAGAGCAAACCTTTAGCCTGAATTCCTTGCTGAACTCCGATATTAAATTGGTGTCGTTAACAGGTAAAGCGGGAACCGGAAAAACCTTATTGGCTTTGGCTGCCGCGTTGGAGCAAAATAAGCAATACGAACAAATTCTGTTGGCTCGTCCAATCGTTGCGTTGAGCAACCGTGATTTGGGCTACCTGCCGGGCGATGCCACCGAAAAAATTAGTCCGTACATGCAACCTTTGTTTGATAACCTGTCGGTGATAAAGCATGCCTTTAATCCCCGTAGTCAGGAATACCAAAAAATTGAAGAATTACTCAAAGAGGAGCGCTTGCTTATAACTCCGCTAGCCTACATTCGCGGACGTAGTTTGTCAAATGCCTTCTTTATTGTTGATGAGGCTCAAAATCTCACTCCGCACGAAATAAAAACAATTATTACCCGGGCCGGCGAGGGAACCAAAATGGTATTCACCGGCGATATGCAACAAATCGATTCACCGTATTTGGATATGAAATCAAATGGTTTGGCCTACATGACTGATAAAATGCGTAGCCAGGAGCTTTTTTCACATGTTAATCTGGTGAAAGGTGAGCGTAGTTATTTGGCCGAATTAGCGAGTGATCTTCTTTAA
- a CDS encoding inositol monophosphatase family protein — protein MDLENICKQIETVAKKAGQFIREERLKITDDDIELKGKASLVTYVDKNAEKLIVDELTQILPEAGFITEEGTADSDGETLRWVIDPLDGTTNFIHGIFPHSVSIALMKNDQPIVGVVYEVGQDELFAAWQDGGAWLNGKPISVSKNKTHEDVLLATGFPYYNFEMLNEYLKLLEFFMMETRGMRRMGSAAVDMAYVACGRFDGFFEHALHAWDIAAGIIILQEAGGKVCDFKGGDNYLFGKEIVASNENYFPAFFSKVNEFLG, from the coding sequence ATGGATTTAGAAAATATTTGCAAACAAATAGAAACAGTTGCCAAAAAGGCTGGTCAGTTTATTCGAGAAGAACGACTGAAAATTACCGATGATGATATTGAATTGAAAGGTAAAGCCAGCTTGGTGACCTATGTCGACAAAAATGCTGAAAAGTTAATTGTCGACGAACTTACCCAGATACTTCCTGAAGCGGGTTTTATCACTGAAGAAGGAACGGCCGATTCGGATGGAGAAACTCTGAGGTGGGTAATCGACCCGCTGGATGGAACCACAAATTTTATTCATGGGATATTTCCACACTCGGTTTCCATTGCTTTAATGAAAAATGACCAACCCATTGTGGGAGTGGTATACGAAGTTGGACAGGATGAACTTTTTGCTGCTTGGCAGGATGGTGGTGCCTGGCTAAATGGCAAGCCAATTTCGGTATCGAAAAACAAGACACACGAAGATGTACTGCTTGCCACCGGATTTCCATATTACAATTTCGAGATGCTGAACGAATACCTCAAACTCCTTGAGTTTTTTATGATGGAAACACGTGGCATGCGGCGAATGGGTTCTGCCGCTGTTGATATGGCTTATGTGGCTTGCGGACGTTTTGATGGTTTTTTTGAGCACGCCTTGCATGCCTGGGATATTGCCGCAGGAATCATTATCCTGCAAGAGGCAGGTGGAAAAGTTTGCGATTTTAAAGGTGGTGACAATTATTTGTTTGGTAAAGAGATTGTCGCTTCCAATGAGAACTATTTCCCGGCGTTCTTCTCGAAAGTAAACGAATTTTTAGGGTAG